In the genome of Chryseobacterium oryzae, one region contains:
- a CDS encoding XRE family transcriptional regulator codes for MSILSENMRYLRGKQNLSQQSVADDLLITRGRYGKYEDAAAEPPLEILIKISKYYNVSIDLLLTVNVSKYSIDEIMELPDNRIVLPIRVDQDGNDQIEIIPQKASMGYLNGYGDPEYIEALETISLPFLKGGKFRAFPADGDSMPPYKNGTYIVGKYVENLSDLKTDRTYVFITTNDGISYKRFQFHEADGIWVKADNKFYEPYKIALPDIKEIWEFACSINTKEYGADEFAERNMQNFISEIKTDIRQIKEKMGDRN; via the coding sequence ATGTCAATTTTATCAGAAAACATGCGGTATTTGAGAGGCAAGCAAAATCTTTCGCAACAAAGTGTTGCCGATGATCTTTTGATTACCAGAGGAAGGTACGGTAAGTATGAAGATGCTGCCGCAGAACCTCCCCTTGAGATTTTGATTAAAATCTCAAAATATTATAATGTCAGCATCGATTTACTGCTGACTGTCAATGTAAGTAAATATTCTATCGATGAAATTATGGAACTTCCGGATAATAGGATTGTTCTTCCCATCAGGGTCGATCAGGACGGAAACGATCAGATTGAAATTATTCCCCAAAAGGCTTCGATGGGATACCTAAACGGCTATGGAGATCCGGAGTACATAGAAGCACTTGAGACCATATCGTTACCTTTTTTAAAAGGCGGAAAGTTCAGGGCTTTTCCTGCAGATGGAGATTCCATGCCACCTTACAAAAACGGAACCTACATTGTTGGAAAATATGTCGAGAATCTTTCTGATCTGAAAACGGACAGGACATATGTTTTTATTACCACTAATGATGGAATCAGTTATAAAAGATTTCAGTTTCATGAAGCAGATGGCATTTGGGTTAAGGCTGATAATAAATTTTATGAGCCTTATAAAATAGCATTACCTGATATAAAAGAAATTTGGGAATTTGCCTGCAGTATTAATACAAAAGAGTATGGAGCTGATGAATTTGCAGAACGTAATATGCAAAATTTCATTTCAGAGATTAAGACCGATATAAGGCAGATCAAGGAAAAAATGGGAGATAGGAATTAA
- a CDS encoding nuclear transport factor 2 family protein produces MNLKEILNEANACISTGNYDQFLTYCTIDTHWTFIGEASLTGIDEVRDYMKEAYIEPPRVKVDLMIQEGNYLTAVGKISIVNINSVWVEYEYCDVWRFENGKLAELKAFVVD; encoded by the coding sequence ATGAATTTAAAAGAAATATTAAATGAAGCGAATGCGTGTATTTCCACGGGTAATTACGATCAATTTTTAACCTATTGTACAATTGATACGCACTGGACATTCATAGGCGAAGCATCACTAACAGGAATTGATGAAGTAAGGGATTATATGAAAGAAGCCTATATTGAACCGCCTAGAGTTAAGGTTGATTTAATGATACAAGAAGGAAACTATCTAACAGCAGTAGGTAAAATAAGCATTGTGAATATAAATTCTGTATGGGTAGAATATGAGTATTGCGATGTATGGAGATTTGAAAATGGCAAACTAGCGGAGCTAAAGGCTTTTGTTGTTGACTGA
- the dinB gene encoding DNA polymerase IV: MERAIVHMDLDTFFVSCERLQNSELEKKPIIIGGGDRGVVASCSYETRFFGVRSAMPIKMALKLCPEARVIKGDMEMYSKMSHLVTEVIQEKVPVLEKASIDEFYLDLSGMDKFFGCYQWTNEIVNAVTKNTGLPISFALSTNKTVAKIGTGESKPTGRFEIREQNIKPFLNPLSIKKIPMVGNVTFQLLSRLGVRTIETLSETPVEVLHQLIGKNGTELWKKANGIDDTPIVPYSERKSISTENTFSQDTIDVQNLRSILSGMVEQLAFQLRQEKWLTSTVSVKIRYSNFDTETKQCRIPYTSADHTLLRYVLELFKKVYTRRMRIRLIGVKFTGLVHGCHQMNLFEDTEELISLYQTMDKIKNRFGSTSVGRASGLLK; this comes from the coding sequence ATGGAAAGAGCAATAGTGCATATGGATTTGGATACGTTTTTTGTTTCCTGTGAACGGCTGCAAAACTCCGAACTGGAGAAAAAGCCGATTATCATTGGAGGCGGAGACCGTGGTGTGGTCGCGTCATGCTCTTACGAAACACGATTTTTCGGTGTACGAAGTGCAATGCCCATTAAGATGGCATTAAAGTTATGTCCCGAAGCAAGGGTAATTAAAGGTGATATGGAAATGTATTCCAAGATGTCTCATCTTGTCACTGAAGTAATACAGGAAAAAGTTCCGGTATTGGAAAAAGCAAGCATCGATGAATTCTATCTTGACCTCTCAGGAATGGATAAGTTCTTTGGTTGCTACCAATGGACAAATGAAATCGTCAATGCTGTAACAAAAAATACAGGATTGCCCATCAGTTTTGCCTTGTCCACCAATAAAACAGTGGCAAAAATAGGAACGGGTGAATCCAAGCCTACGGGTAGATTTGAGATCAGGGAACAAAATATCAAACCATTCCTCAACCCTCTTTCCATCAAAAAAATTCCCATGGTTGGTAATGTCACTTTTCAACTGCTTTCGAGATTAGGTGTCCGAACCATTGAGACTTTATCTGAAACTCCCGTTGAAGTTTTGCATCAGCTAATCGGTAAAAACGGAACTGAACTCTGGAAAAAAGCCAACGGAATTGATGATACTCCCATTGTTCCTTACTCGGAAAGAAAATCTATTTCTACAGAGAATACTTTTTCACAAGATACCATTGATGTTCAGAATCTAAGAAGTATTCTATCCGGTATGGTGGAACAACTGGCATTTCAACTGCGTCAGGAAAAGTGGCTGACTTCAACAGTATCAGTTAAAATAAGGTATTCCAATTTTGATACAGAGACTAAACAATGCCGCATTCCCTATACTTCAGCTGATCATACACTCCTGAGATATGTGCTGGAACTATTTAAGAAAGTATATACCCGAAGAATGCGTATACGTCTTATCGGCGTAAAGTTCACAGGGCTGGTTCATGGCTGTCATCAAATGAATCTTTTCGAAGATACTGAAGAACTGATTTCTCTATATCAGACCATGGATAAAATTAAAAACAGGTTTGGAAGCACCAGTGTAGGCAGAGCATCTGGATTATTAAAATAA
- a CDS encoding alpha-ketoglutarate-dependent dioxygenase AlkB family protein encodes MGQLSLFSAEEFYTFPKELLEFREHFLTSEEADLLFTKLLENTPWKQKVQTMYDKKVVTPRLTAWYGDSEKSYKLGGSEFEVNAWTPELLSLKCRIEESFGCEFNSVLLNLYRDHNDSVAWHRDKESRYVDRPVIASLSLGQIRKFDFRKLNYHQSRHSIPLPNGSLLMMKGDLQEHWEHRIAKSSKLMKERINLTFRKVNEIA; translated from the coding sequence ATGGGACAACTTAGTTTATTCAGTGCCGAGGAATTCTATACATTTCCAAAAGAATTGTTGGAATTCAGAGAACATTTCTTGACTTCTGAAGAAGCAGATTTACTTTTTACAAAACTTCTTGAAAATACGCCATGGAAACAAAAAGTTCAGACAATGTATGATAAAAAGGTGGTCACTCCACGTCTTACTGCGTGGTATGGTGATAGTGAGAAATCCTACAAATTAGGAGGTAGTGAATTTGAAGTGAATGCGTGGACACCTGAGCTGCTTTCCTTGAAATGTAGAATTGAAGAATCTTTCGGCTGTGAATTTAATTCAGTTCTTCTGAATCTGTATAGGGATCATAACGATTCCGTTGCCTGGCATAGAGATAAAGAAAGCAGGTATGTAGATCGGCCTGTTATTGCATCATTAAGTCTCGGACAGATTAGAAAATTTGATTTCAGAAAGTTGAACTACCATCAGAGCAGACACAGTATACCGCTGCCCAATGGTTCATTGTTGATGATGAAAGGTGACCTTCAGGAACATTGGGAACACCGTATTGCTAAATCATCTAAATTAATGAAAGAACGCATCAATCTGACATTTCGTAAGGTTAATGAGATTGCTTAA